One window of the Bacillus sp. 2205SS5-2 genome contains the following:
- a CDS encoding EthD family reductase has product MIKMIALYKHPENKEKFDEHYFGTHGPITAEIPGLQKMEVTKIVGSPMGGEGKYYLMCEMYYDSHEALKAAMKTDEAKASGKDLMSFAGDLVTLMIGEEMNE; this is encoded by the coding sequence ATGATTAAAATGATTGCACTATACAAGCATCCGGAGAATAAAGAGAAATTTGATGAACACTACTTTGGAACACATGGCCCGATTACTGCTGAAATTCCAGGATTACAAAAAATGGAGGTGACAAAAATCGTCGGCTCACCAATGGGAGGAGAAGGTAAGTACTACCTCATGTGTGAAATGTATTATGACAGCCATGAAGCTTTAAAAGCTGCGATGAAAACGGATGAGGCTAAAGCTTCTGGAAAAGATCTAATGTCGTTTGCGGGTGATTTAGTCACATTAATGATTGGTGAAGAAATGAATGAGTAG
- a CDS encoding enoyl-CoA hydratase-related protein has translation MSSFQHIESWVEGDLGFIELNRPHVLNAINKEMVSEILYCLEKYDRDANVKVMVLLGKGRAFAAGADIDEMANVGAVDLELMNQFRDWDHIAEIKKPIIGAVQGFALGGGFELALCCDLLFASDDAEFGFPEVTLGIMPGAGGTQRLTKLIGKTRAMEWLLTGERMMAKEAEKLGVLNRTFAKELLVEETIAVARKIAAQPSLSVRLIKEATLKAVDVSVEEGMKFERKNFAILFSSEDQKEGMKAFQEKRKPDYRGR, from the coding sequence ATGAGTAGCTTTCAACATATCGAATCGTGGGTTGAAGGTGATTTAGGTTTTATTGAACTAAATCGTCCCCACGTCTTAAATGCGATTAATAAAGAGATGGTATCAGAAATTCTCTATTGCTTAGAGAAGTATGATCGAGATGCCAACGTGAAAGTCATGGTCCTATTAGGAAAAGGGCGAGCCTTTGCAGCAGGAGCAGACATTGATGAGATGGCGAATGTTGGAGCGGTTGATTTAGAGCTAATGAATCAATTTAGAGACTGGGATCATATCGCCGAAATCAAAAAACCAATTATCGGAGCTGTTCAGGGGTTCGCACTAGGTGGCGGATTTGAGCTCGCGTTATGCTGCGACCTATTATTCGCTTCTGATGACGCAGAGTTTGGCTTTCCAGAGGTCACACTAGGCATTATGCCTGGTGCTGGTGGCACACAAAGATTAACCAAATTAATCGGAAAAACAAGAGCGATGGAGTGGCTACTAACAGGTGAACGAATGATGGCGAAGGAAGCAGAAAAATTGGGCGTGCTGAACCGGACATTTGCAAAGGAATTATTAGTAGAAGAGACGATTGCGGTAGCTCGAAAAATTGCTGCACAACCCTCACTTTCCGTCCGTCTTATTAAAGAAGCGACCTTAAAGGCGGTCGATGTGTCTGTCGAGGAAGGGATGAAGTTTGAGAGGAAAAACTTTGCCATTCTCTTTTCTTCAGAAGATCAAAAAGAAGGAATGAAGGCTTTCCAAGAAAAGCGAAAACCAGATTATCGTGGACGATAA
- the pgmB gene encoding beta-phosphoglucomutase, with protein MEKLVQAFIFDLDGVITDTAEYHFLAWQALANDVNITFTREHNEELKGISRMESLEKILLLGNREHDFTDDEKQGLAAKKNDHYLTLIKEIAPSDILPGMKEFILEIKEKGLKLGLASASKNAITVMEALGLKDEFDVIVDSNKIAKGKPNPEIFLTAAELLQVDPRVCIGVEDAVAGVEAIKGASMFAVAIGPKESFKKADLVYASTGAVSLTEILSVYAS; from the coding sequence ATGGAAAAACTAGTTCAAGCATTTATTTTTGACTTAGATGGTGTGATTACAGATACGGCAGAGTATCACTTCTTAGCATGGCAAGCTCTTGCCAATGATGTGAATATTACCTTTACTCGTGAGCATAATGAAGAGCTAAAAGGGATTTCCCGCATGGAGTCATTAGAAAAGATTCTTTTGTTGGGTAATCGTGAACACGATTTTACTGATGATGAGAAGCAAGGGCTGGCTGCGAAAAAAAATGATCATTATTTAACTCTGATTAAAGAAATAGCGCCATCCGATATCCTGCCTGGGATGAAGGAATTTATTCTAGAGATCAAAGAGAAAGGTCTTAAACTCGGACTTGCATCCGCAAGTAAAAATGCTATTACTGTCATGGAAGCATTAGGATTAAAAGATGAGTTTGATGTTATTGTCGATTCAAATAAGATTGCAAAAGGAAAACCAAATCCAGAGATCTTTCTGACAGCAGCCGAACTCTTGCAGGTTGATCCAAGGGTCTGTATCGGTGTAGAGGACGCAGTTGCAGGAGTCGAAGCTATAAAAGGAGCAAGTATGTTTGCGGTGGCGATTGGACCGAAGGAATCCTTTAAGAAGGCAGATCTTGTTTATGCAAGTACGGGTGCTGTCTCACTTACAGAGATCTTGTCGGTTTATGCTTCATAA
- a CDS encoding DoxX family protein — protein MFVQFLRENKIAAYILTALRLYLGYTWITAGWGKITGGFDAGGFLQGAVGKASGDHPAVQGWWASFLDSFAIPNVGLFNVLVPWGEFLIGLGLLLGCLTTAAVFFGMMMNFAFLFSGTTSTNPMMLLIGIFIIVAGANAGKFGLDYWVQPAIKTMIQNKILKGKGHSGQMENKFA, from the coding sequence ATGTTTGTACAATTTTTAAGAGAAAACAAAATTGCAGCGTACATCTTAACAGCACTTCGCTTATACTTAGGGTATACTTGGATAACTGCAGGCTGGGGTAAAATAACTGGCGGATTTGATGCAGGTGGATTTTTACAAGGTGCAGTTGGTAAAGCTAGTGGTGATCATCCTGCCGTTCAAGGTTGGTGGGCCAGCTTCCTAGATAGCTTTGCTATACCAAATGTGGGACTTTTCAATGTGTTAGTTCCTTGGGGCGAATTCTTAATCGGATTAGGATTACTTCTTGGTTGCTTAACTACTGCTGCTGTATTCTTTGGAATGATGATGAACTTTGCATTCTTATTTAGTGGAACTACTTCTACAAATCCAATGATGCTCTTAATTGGAATCTTTATAATTGTTGCTGGTGCCAATGCAGGTAAATTTGGATTAGATTACTGGGTGCAACCTGCTATTAAAACAATGATTCAAAATAAAATACTAAAAGGCAAAGGACATTCTGGCCAAATGGAAAATAAATTTGCCTAA
- the paaA gene encoding 1,2-phenylacetyl-CoA epoxidase subunit PaaA → MNPVLSFDDLTEEEKQELFLQRVQAGEKIEADDWMPEEYRKTLIKLISMHGISEIMGALPEKEWVPKAPTLRRKLGIMAKVQDEMGHGQLLLRVAEDLMEPYGRTREDIMQDLFSGDLKFHNVFHMEAPTWGDAGLIGWLVDGAAIITQTNMLQASYGPYARALKRICAEEVFHAQHGEAIIMALAEGTSQQKKLVQESVDRWWESLLMFFGPGDATTTGSSKQDITMKYNIRTKSNEELRQDFFTKYVPRMLSLGLTLPDKTMHYDEGKECWIYKQPDWTRFKEIIRNKGPKSKERLRLRQLSYENNDWVRKALS, encoded by the coding sequence ATGAACCCAGTTCTTTCATTTGATGATTTGACAGAAGAAGAAAAACAGGAACTTTTTCTTCAACGAGTTCAAGCAGGAGAAAAAATCGAGGCAGACGATTGGATGCCAGAGGAATACCGGAAAACTCTTATCAAACTTATATCGATGCACGGAATCAGTGAAATAATGGGAGCATTGCCTGAAAAAGAATGGGTTCCAAAGGCGCCTACTCTGCGGAGAAAATTAGGGATTATGGCTAAGGTACAAGATGAAATGGGGCATGGACAGCTACTTCTTCGTGTTGCCGAGGATTTAATGGAGCCTTATGGGAGAACAAGAGAAGATATCATGCAGGACTTATTTTCAGGAGATTTAAAGTTTCATAATGTTTTTCATATGGAAGCACCCACATGGGGAGATGCTGGGCTGATTGGCTGGTTAGTAGATGGGGCGGCAATCATCACTCAAACAAATATGCTTCAGGCCTCTTATGGTCCATATGCAAGGGCTCTAAAGCGCATTTGTGCAGAGGAAGTCTTTCATGCTCAACATGGTGAAGCAATTATTATGGCGCTAGCTGAGGGGACTTCACAACAGAAGAAATTAGTACAAGAATCCGTGGATAGATGGTGGGAATCATTATTAATGTTCTTTGGTCCAGGAGATGCAACTACTACCGGATCATCTAAACAAGATATCACGATGAAATACAATATTCGGACGAAATCGAATGAAGAATTACGCCAAGATTTTTTTACTAAATATGTGCCAAGAATGCTTTCACTTGGTCTAACTCTACCTGATAAAACCATGCATTATGATGAAGGCAAAGAATGTTGGATTTATAAACAACCAGATTGGACCCGCTTTAAGGAAATTATTCGGAATAAAGGACCAAAATCAAAGGAACGGCTTCGTTTGAGGCAACTTTCTTATGAAAATAATGACTGGGTAAGGAAGGCATTAAGCTAA
- a CDS encoding EAL domain-containing protein: MLKLLFSKNKSDCSKMMERVSFLLKHEEIETYAQSIVSLQNKEVLAFELLNRPNSSTEFHSPDQFYSFAASHGQIHKVDTHVLKLALRRASSHSPLKQPHFLFVNIHLSTLFSKEWEDCLPAIKKSSSRVVLELSEREGLEGYTKQQVMNRMKTLRSYGMKIAVNDIGKGYSGLHTLSMVQPDFVKIDRELVKDIESDPYRQYMMTALVQYWSSQNVDIIAEGIEREEEATFFRNLGVQYGQGYLYHKPERITKEMATV; this comes from the coding sequence ATGCTAAAATTACTATTTTCTAAAAATAAATCGGATTGCAGTAAAATGATGGAAAGAGTTAGTTTTCTCTTAAAACATGAAGAAATTGAGACTTATGCTCAAAGTATTGTTTCACTTCAAAATAAAGAAGTTTTAGCTTTCGAGTTGTTAAATCGTCCAAATTCTTCAACAGAATTTCACTCACCAGATCAATTTTATTCTTTTGCAGCTAGTCATGGGCAAATTCATAAAGTGGACACTCATGTGTTAAAACTCGCCTTGAGGAGAGCATCATCTCATTCTCCACTAAAACAGCCACATTTTTTATTCGTCAACATACACTTATCCACCTTATTTTCGAAGGAATGGGAAGACTGTTTACCTGCAATCAAAAAGTCTTCTTCAAGGGTTGTTTTAGAGCTCTCTGAACGTGAAGGTCTTGAAGGGTATACAAAGCAACAAGTAATGAATCGGATGAAAACATTGAGAAGCTATGGGATGAAAATTGCTGTTAATGATATCGGTAAAGGCTACTCCGGGCTACACACCTTAAGTATGGTGCAACCTGACTTTGTGAAAATTGATCGTGAGCTGGTGAAAGATATTGAGTCAGATCCGTATCGTCAGTACATGATGACGGCTTTAGTTCAGTATTGGTCTTCTCAAAATGTAGATATTATTGCAGAAGGAATCGAACGCGAAGAAGAAGCCACTTTCTTTCGTAATCTTGGTGTTCAATATGGTCAAGGTTACCTTTATCATAAACCAGAACGTATAACGAAAGAAATGGCGACAGTTTAA
- a CDS encoding enoyl-CoA hydratase/isomerase family protein — protein sequence MFESIKYEVRNAVAWITLNRPTKLNAFTELLNKEVTKAIKESSKSADVRCIVISGEGRAFCSGEDLSGVNEEMNHGDVLRNRYAPMMRELASCEKPIVAGINGVAAGAGLSLALACDFRLMNEKASLVQAFIHVGLIPDSGNLYYLPRLIGHAKALELSVMGDKISAQEAKNLGLVTRVVEGEQWQEELTAFAEAIANKPTKAIGLIKRSLRQSWHSDFNEYLEKEAQGQRIAGLTKDHREGVHAFIEKRKSNFSGK from the coding sequence ATGTTTGAAAGCATTAAATATGAAGTCCGTAACGCTGTGGCTTGGATTACCCTTAATCGTCCTACGAAATTAAATGCATTTACAGAGCTATTAAACAAAGAAGTTACCAAAGCGATTAAGGAATCATCGAAGTCAGCGGATGTTCGCTGTATTGTCATCTCTGGAGAAGGTCGAGCTTTTTGCTCGGGTGAAGATTTAAGTGGTGTGAACGAGGAGATGAATCATGGAGATGTTTTAAGAAATCGCTATGCTCCGATGATGAGGGAACTGGCAAGCTGCGAGAAACCGATAGTTGCTGGAATCAATGGAGTAGCAGCGGGGGCAGGACTAAGCTTGGCACTCGCTTGCGACTTTCGCCTTATGAATGAAAAAGCAAGCTTAGTTCAAGCGTTCATACATGTTGGACTAATCCCCGACTCAGGAAATTTATACTATCTTCCGCGTTTAATTGGTCATGCGAAAGCACTTGAACTTTCCGTAATGGGGGATAAAATCTCAGCTCAGGAAGCAAAAAATTTAGGGCTAGTTACTAGAGTTGTTGAAGGAGAACAGTGGCAGGAGGAATTAACTGCTTTTGCTGAGGCGATAGCTAATAAACCTACGAAAGCGATCGGGCTGATTAAGAGATCTTTAAGACAAAGCTGGCATAGTGATTTTAATGAATATTTAGAAAAAGAGGCGCAAGGACAACGAATTGCTGGCTTGACAAAGGATCATCGAGAAGGAGTTCACGCGTTTATTGAAAAACGGAAATCAAATTTTTCGGGTAAATAA
- a CDS encoding glycoside hydrolase family 65 protein, with protein sequence MKRLFEIDNWKIIETSLHQDDFRLAESMMSLGNGHMGMRGNFEETYTGDFHRGSYVAGVWFPDKTRVGWWKNGYPHYFGKVVNSTNYIGINVFIDGIELDLNTADVTEFYRELDMKHGILTRKFTIVQSNNETEVEVVRFLSIAESELAAIQYKVTAKNYSGEVTFVPYLDGEIRNKDSNYEEDFWLEVSKTSADYEGSLVMKTVDNSFGTPTFQVATTMKVVVDEAVNHVSHNAKQEYVETRVNVNVKEGESVTLYKYIAITTDRDYKEEELVRTGEEVLARSLDKGFEQLLQEHKQGWLARWEIADIEIDGEADAQQGIRFNLFQLFSTYYGEDARLNIGPKGFTGEKYGGATYWDTEAYALPLYLSTAKPEVARNLLVYRHNQLNGAYHNAGQQGLKGALYPMVTFNGIECHNEWEITFEEIHRNGAIAYAVYNYVNYTGDKTYFHEYGIDVLTGISRFWADRVHYQKKKDVYMMHGVTGPNEYENNVNNNWYTNRIAQWTLQYTSEVINYLKEVNETSQVDALNITEEEQGKWSEIAKKMYLPYDEELGVFVQHDTFLDKDLMIADELNPEERPLNQKWSWDKILRSCFIKQADVLQGLYFLNHEFTLEEKRRNFDFYEPMTVHESSLSPSIHAILGAELGKEEKAYEMYHRTARLDLDNYNNDTEDGLHITSMTGSWLGIVQGFAGMRTANEILSFAPFIPKAWDRYAFNIVYRESILKVEVTKDNVTISQEGPELEMLLFEEKIILEKNGKITISIAQ encoded by the coding sequence TTGAAAAGACTTTTTGAAATAGATAATTGGAAAATAATCGAAACATCTCTACATCAAGACGATTTTCGCCTTGCAGAAAGTATGATGAGTTTAGGAAATGGACATATGGGAATGCGTGGAAACTTTGAGGAAACATACACTGGCGATTTCCATAGAGGATCGTATGTAGCTGGAGTTTGGTTCCCAGATAAGACACGTGTGGGCTGGTGGAAGAATGGTTATCCTCATTACTTTGGAAAAGTAGTTAACTCGACGAACTATATCGGAATTAATGTGTTTATTGATGGAATTGAACTTGATTTAAACACAGCAGATGTAACGGAATTTTACCGTGAGTTAGACATGAAACATGGTATACTTACCCGTAAATTTACAATCGTTCAATCTAATAATGAAACAGAAGTTGAAGTCGTTCGTTTTTTATCTATTGCCGAAAGTGAATTAGCAGCTATTCAATACAAAGTGACAGCAAAAAATTATTCAGGTGAAGTGACATTTGTACCCTATTTAGACGGTGAAATTCGAAATAAGGACTCCAACTATGAAGAAGATTTCTGGTTAGAAGTTAGCAAAACGTCTGCTGATTATGAAGGTAGTCTTGTGATGAAAACGGTGGATAACTCATTTGGGACGCCTACTTTCCAAGTCGCGACAACGATGAAAGTTGTTGTAGATGAGGCAGTTAACCATGTTTCTCACAATGCGAAACAGGAATATGTTGAAACAAGAGTGAACGTAAACGTGAAGGAAGGCGAATCTGTCACCCTGTATAAATACATTGCGATAACGACGGATAGGGATTATAAAGAAGAAGAACTTGTTCGAACAGGGGAGGAAGTGTTAGCCCGTTCATTGGATAAAGGATTTGAACAGCTTTTACAAGAACATAAACAAGGCTGGCTAGCTCGTTGGGAAATTGCCGACATTGAAATTGATGGTGAAGCAGACGCCCAGCAAGGCATTCGCTTTAATCTTTTTCAACTATTCTCTACTTACTACGGGGAAGACGCTCGTTTAAACATCGGACCCAAAGGTTTCACAGGAGAAAAGTATGGTGGAGCCACCTATTGGGATACAGAAGCCTATGCCCTTCCCCTTTATCTTTCAACAGCAAAGCCAGAAGTAGCTCGTAATTTGTTAGTCTATCGTCATAACCAACTCAACGGAGCCTATCATAATGCAGGTCAACAAGGACTTAAAGGCGCTCTTTATCCAATGGTCACGTTTAACGGAATCGAATGTCATAATGAGTGGGAGATTACGTTTGAAGAAATCCATCGTAACGGGGCCATTGCTTATGCTGTGTACAACTATGTTAATTACACAGGGGACAAGACTTACTTCCATGAATATGGGATCGACGTCTTAACTGGTATTTCCCGGTTCTGGGCAGATCGTGTACATTATCAAAAGAAAAAAGACGTTTACATGATGCACGGAGTGACGGGTCCGAACGAATACGAAAACAATGTAAATAATAACTGGTACACAAATCGTATTGCACAGTGGACACTTCAATATACATCTGAGGTCATCAACTACTTAAAAGAGGTAAATGAGACCTCACAAGTCGACGCACTCAATATTACAGAGGAAGAGCAAGGAAAATGGAGCGAAATCGCTAAGAAAATGTATCTGCCTTATGATGAAGAGCTGGGTGTATTTGTTCAACACGATACCTTCCTTGATAAAGATTTGATGATAGCAGATGAACTGAATCCAGAAGAACGACCATTAAATCAAAAATGGTCATGGGATAAAATATTACGAAGTTGCTTTATTAAGCAAGCAGATGTCCTACAAGGATTATACTTCTTAAATCATGAGTTTACACTCGAAGAAAAACGACGAAATTTTGATTTTTACGAACCGATGACCGTCCATGAATCGTCCCTTTCTCCGTCCATTCATGCTATTTTAGGGGCCGAATTAGGAAAAGAAGAAAAAGCATATGAAATGTATCATCGTACCGCTCGTTTGGATTTAGATAACTACAATAACGATACAGAAGACGGACTTCATATCACGAGTATGACGGGCTCTTGGTTAGGGATTGTCCAAGGTTTTGCAGGCATGAGAACAGCAAATGAAATCTTGTCTTTTGCCCCATTTATTCCAAAAGCTTGGGATCGTTACGCTTTTAACATTGTGTACCGTGAATCTATTCTCAAGGTTGAAGTAACTAAAGACAATGTCACGATCTCACAAGAAGGTCCAGAGCTAGAGATGCTGCTTTTTGAAGAAAAAATAATTTTAGAAAAAAATGGAAAAATAACCATTTCAATCGCTCAATAA
- the paaD gene encoding 1,2-phenylacetyl-CoA epoxidase subunit PaaD yields the protein MRTLKETIIKTLQQVKDPEIDSISIVELGMVETILVQGQEVEVHLLPTFMGCPALDIIKRNVETALNERKEIKNVKVIFLHSPPWTSDRISEVGREKLKEFGIAPPPRFFEDIGSWHVDCPFCGSTYTTLDNLFGPTACRSILYCKKCKNPFEAMKPISTVM from the coding sequence ATGAGGACATTGAAAGAAACCATCATCAAAACACTGCAACAAGTAAAAGATCCAGAAATTGATTCTATAAGTATTGTGGAGCTAGGTATGGTCGAAACCATCTTAGTTCAAGGTCAAGAAGTAGAAGTACATTTGCTTCCAACTTTTATGGGCTGCCCAGCCTTGGACATTATTAAGAGAAATGTAGAAACAGCGTTGAATGAAAGGAAAGAGATTAAAAATGTAAAAGTTATATTTTTACATTCACCCCCGTGGACATCTGACCGAATTAGTGAAGTCGGTCGAGAGAAATTGAAGGAGTTTGGAATCGCACCCCCACCTCGATTCTTCGAAGATATAGGGAGTTGGCATGTAGACTGTCCGTTTTGCGGATCTACCTATACGACGCTAGATAATCTATTTGGTCCCACTGCTTGCCGAAGTATTTTGTATTGTAAAAAGTGTAAAAATCCGTTTGAAGCGATGAAGCCGATCTCGACGGTTATGTAA
- the paaB gene encoding 1,2-phenylacetyl-CoA epoxidase subunit PaaB: MSKGFYQEFEVFSKKSDTAPMQYQFSLLAPNHDMALVLAQENFMRREPVADIWVVKRDDVRKMNSAERETLPRLDNKDYRTTKGYGYLKKKWRRYEQGMLDEEEILSWGGKLKKQ, translated from the coding sequence ATGAGCAAAGGTTTTTATCAAGAATTTGAGGTGTTCAGTAAAAAGTCCGACACTGCTCCAATGCAATATCAATTTAGTTTATTAGCCCCTAATCATGATATGGCATTAGTATTGGCACAAGAAAATTTCATGCGCCGAGAGCCTGTCGCAGATATTTGGGTTGTGAAGCGTGACGATGTCCGGAAAATGAATTCAGCGGAAAGGGAAACTTTACCTCGTTTAGATAACAAGGACTACCGCACAACGAAGGGATATGGTTACTTAAAGAAGAAATGGCGTCGGTATGAGCAAGGGATGCTAGATGAGGAGGAAATTTTGTCATGGGGAGGGAAATTGAAAAAACAATGA
- a CDS encoding thiol-disulfide oxidoreductase DCC family protein, translated as MNHFIVFFDGVCSLCQGSVQFILKRDHKRIFHFSSLQSETASNLLPSKLDEVDSIILLQNDTIFTHSTAALKIAKELRGIWPLLYVFIIVPKPIRDVMYKWIAKRRYRWFGKTENCMLPKPEWKDRFL; from the coding sequence ATGAATCATTTTATTGTATTTTTCGACGGTGTTTGTTCGCTTTGTCAAGGATCGGTTCAATTTATTTTGAAACGAGACCACAAGCGAATATTTCACTTTTCTTCTTTACAATCTGAAACGGCCTCTAACCTATTACCTTCAAAATTGGATGAAGTAGATTCTATCATTCTTTTGCAAAATGATACCATCTTCACTCATTCTACAGCAGCGCTTAAAATAGCCAAAGAATTAAGGGGAATATGGCCACTCTTGTATGTGTTTATTATCGTTCCCAAACCTATTCGAGATGTTATGTATAAATGGATTGCAAAGCGTCGCTATCGTTGGTTTGGCAAGACAGAAAATTGTATGCTACCCAAACCAGAATGGAAAGATCGGTTTTTATAA
- the paaC gene encoding 1,2-phenylacetyl-CoA epoxidase subunit PaaC: MGREIEKTMTKTVESNHDVEKVALFELIYQLADDDFIHAYRGSEWLGLAPHIEEDVAFSSINQDTMGHATMLYELLSELGEGEANDLAHGRSVKERRNAVLLELVNGPGTYLEEPRYDWAFTVARNFYYTSWKKAKIESLKQSSYQPLAHIAVKINMELSYHYLHWKTWIIQLFNASEDSRDRMIEASDRVHQEFADVMSLGPMEAKMVSLGFISTQHELWKRWTYLVEPVFQAINLHLPKHFSAQGGQGRMQEHTSDLASALETLSEVYELDRTASW; this comes from the coding sequence ATGGGGAGGGAAATTGAAAAAACAATGACTAAGACAGTTGAAAGCAATCATGATGTTGAGAAAGTTGCCCTATTTGAGTTGATATATCAGTTGGCGGATGATGATTTTATTCATGCATACCGTGGTTCTGAATGGTTGGGGCTTGCACCACATATTGAAGAAGATGTCGCCTTTTCATCCATTAACCAAGACACTATGGGACACGCAACGATGCTATATGAACTTTTATCAGAGCTTGGAGAGGGAGAGGCAAATGATCTTGCTCATGGGCGTTCTGTAAAGGAAAGACGAAACGCAGTATTACTAGAATTGGTCAATGGACCAGGCACATATCTTGAAGAACCGCGATATGATTGGGCTTTTACGGTTGCAAGGAATTTTTATTATACAAGCTGGAAAAAAGCGAAAATTGAATCTCTTAAGCAATCGAGCTATCAGCCACTAGCTCATATTGCAGTGAAAATTAATATGGAACTTTCCTACCATTATCTTCACTGGAAAACGTGGATAATTCAATTATTCAATGCGAGTGAGGATAGTCGGGATCGAATGATAGAAGCCTCAGATCGTGTTCATCAAGAGTTTGCAGACGTAATGTCACTCGGACCAATGGAAGCGAAGATGGTATCGCTTGGTTTTATTTCGACTCAACATGAGTTATGGAAACGCTGGACATACTTAGTTGAGCCGGTTTTTCAAGCAATCAATCTACACTTACCGAAGCATTTTTCTGCACAAGGTGGTCAAGGACGTATGCAGGAGCATACATCGGATCTTGCTTCAGCTCTTGAAACACTAAGCGAGGTTTATGAATTAGACAGGACAGCAAGTTGGTAA